The following proteins are encoded in a genomic region of Drosophila bipectinata strain 14024-0381.07 chromosome XL, DbipHiC1v2, whole genome shotgun sequence:
- the LOC108120529 gene encoding lanC-like protein 3 homolog, giving the protein MERRYLKNPFPDFAGGENTPFASDEEHIKNLICTYVDAILESCHPSSEEEDHRGDLYVGNAGIAFMFWKLASCEQTRDLYPALEHATAFIRNAKANAKRYKKRSAERYSFLCGNAGIYAVSAAISQANKDTEELSNDLANFKSGIPSSKEFTHTKYGCDEVLVGRAGYLSGCYWLNDILPEKKITDDDLISICQKIVTSGREYSRQNGSPLPLMYQYHGTEYLGAAHGLCAILHMLLDSPWFRTMPISAPAPELRDIKRSIDFFLELQDSEGNFPVALEDLRSGRDKRLVHWCHGAPGVVYVLAKAYLIFKEEKYLASLRRCADLVWKKGFLRKGPGICHGVAGNGYVFLLLFRLTNEMKYLYRAHKFMELLTNAEFKLRARTPDRPHSLYEGVAGTVCYLVDLLEPEEAYFPFMDVFH; this is encoded by the coding sequence ATGGAGCGCCGCTACCTTAAGAATCCATTTCCCGATTTTGCCGGCGGCGAGAACACTCCGTTCGCCAGCGATGAGGAGCACATCAAGAATCTCATCTGCACCTATGTAGATGCCATCTTGGAGTCGTGCCATCCCAGCAGCGAGGAGGAGGACCATCGCGGGGATCTGTATGTGGGCAATGCCGGCATCGCCTTCATGTTTTGGAAGCTGGCCAGCTGCGAACAGACCCGAGATCTCTATCCGGCATTGGAGCACGCCACAGCCTTCATCCGGAATGCCAAAGCGAATGCCAAGCGCTACAAGAAACGTTCCGCAGAGCGATACTCATTCCTTTGCGGAAATGCCGGCATCTACGCCGTATCGGCGGCCATCTCACAGGCCAACAAAGACACCGAAGAGCTGTCCAATGACCTGGCCAACTTCAAGTCGGGCATCCCGTCCAGCAAGGAGTTCACCCACACCAAATACGGCTGCGACGAGGTGCTGGTGGGTCGGGCCGGCTACTTGTCCGGCTGCTATTGGCTGAACGATATTCTGCCGGAGAAGAAGATAACCGACGACGATCTGATCTCCATTTGCCAGAAGATTGTGACCAGCGGACGGGAGTACAGTCGACAGAATGGCTCACCGCTGCCATTGATGTACCAGTACCATGGCACCGAGTATCTGGGCGCGGCCCACGGCCTATGCGCCATCCTGCACATGCTGCTGGACAGCCCATGGTTCCGTACCATGCCCATTTCAGCTCCGGCACCCGAGTTGCGCGACATTAAGCGATCGATTGACTTCTTTCTGGAGCTTCAGGATAGCGAAGGTAACTTCCCAGTGGCTCTGGAGGATTTGCGCTCTGGTCGGGACAAGCGTCTGGTGCATTGGTGTCATGGAGCTCCCGGGGTTGTGTACGTGCTGGCCAAGGCCTATCTAATCTTCAAGGAGGAGAAGTACCTGGCTTCGCTGCGACGCTGCGCCGATTTGGTGTGGAAGAAGGGCTTCCTGCGCAAGGGACCGGGCATCTGTCATGGCGTGGCGGGCAACGGCTATGTCTTCTTGCTGCTGTTCCGGCTGACCAACGAGATGAAGTACCTGTATCGGGCCCACAAGTTCATGGAGCTGCTGACCAATGCGGAGTTCAAGTTGCGTGCCCGTACACCCGATCGCCCCCACAGCCTGTACGAGGGCGTTGCCGGCACCGTTTGCTACCTGGTGGATCTGCTCGAACCGGAGGAGGCATACTTCCCCTTCATGGACGTATTCCACTAG
- the LOC108120530 gene encoding growth hormone-inducible transmembrane protein: MLRLALSAVRPAAGSLNLLNQAPEHLLRAKPNMAVVRNYARGPVRTRAPVEQQTLRAPSLKEKLMGPPSANAYSMGKGAAAGAAAVGLGALCYYGVGLGKHTSIADNAIMWPEYVRDRIQSTYAFFGGSCVLTAAAAAAVFRSPRLLELTSRGGILATIASLALVIGSGAVARSIDYQPGLGPKHLAWAVHCAILGAVIAPICFMGGPILTRAALYTGGIVGGLSTIAACAPSDKFLAMGGPLAIGLGVVFASSLASMWLPPTTALGAGLASMSLYGGLVLFSGFLLYDTQRMVRKAEVYPQYAYAPYDPINASMSIYMDVLNIFIRIVTILSGGQRRK; this comes from the exons atgttgCGCCTTGCACTTTCGGCCGTCCGTCCTGCCGCCGGCAGTCTCAATCTTCTTAACCAGGCTCCGGAGCATCTGCTCCGCGCCAAGCCCAACATGGCGGTGGTGCGCAACTACGCCCGTGGTCCGGTCCGTACCCGGGCTCCCGTGGAGCAGCAAACATTGCGGGCTCCCTCGCTCAAGGAGAAACTGATGGGTCCGCCAAGCGCCAATG CTTATTCCATGGGCAAGGGCGCTGCCGCTGGAGCCGCTGCTGTGGGACTGGGCGCTCTATGCTACTACGGCGTGGGATTGGGCAAGCACACCAGCATTGCCGACAATGCCAT AATGTGGCCGGAATATGTAAGGGATCGCATTCAGAGTACATATGCCTTTTTCGGAGGATCTTGTGTCCTGACTGCAGCTGCTGCCGCAGCCGTTTTCCGTTCACCTCGCCTCCTGGAGCTGACCTCTCGTGGTGGTATTTTG GCAACCATTGCTTCTCTAGCTCTTGTTATCGGCAGCGGGGCCGTGGCCAGGTCAATTGACTACCAGCCGGGTCTGGGGCCCAAGCACCTGGCCTGGGCGGTGCACTGCGCCATTCTGGGAGCCGTTATCGCTCCCATCTGCTTCATGGGCGGACCGATTTTAACGCGCGCCGCTCTCTACACTGGCGGCATTGTCGGAGGCTTGTCCACGATCGCGGCGTGTGCCCCCAGCGACAAGTTCCTGGCTATGGGTGGACCCCTGGCCATTGGTCTGGGAGTGGTCTTTGCTTCCTCGCTGGCCTCCATGTGGCTGCCGCCCACCACAGCCCTGGGAGCTG GTCTGGCCTCAATGTCCTTGTATGGAGGTCTGGTTCTGTTCAGTGGTTTCCTTCTCTACGACACCCAGCGTATGGTGCGCAAAGCTGAAGTTTATCCACAGTATGCCTATGCCCCATATGATCCTATCAACGC ATCGATGTCCATCTATATGGATGTACTGAACATCTTCATCCGCATCGTCACCATTCTGAGTGGTGGTCAGCGCAGGAAGTAA
- the Vago gene encoding protein Vago, with the protein MELLKTFRYIFLIVSLVVVGIDAGVPYRQPYVYEHQFCMDTVTGRQLYVGEVFTRPGQCIRIQCLGTLQLWEDSCLVPKLSKGDCRPVQPEEENLDYPRCCPMYECKTYQSHAGGRVEQTITYDHYGTVRKSHLTEVIVIRPQKGSPVNVEDPAAPSPRKYQV; encoded by the exons ATGGAGTTACTCAAAACTTTTAGATATATATTCCTGATCGTATCCCTAGTTGTAGTGGGAATTGACGCGGGCGTGCCTTATCGAC AACCATACGTGTACGAGCATCAATTCTGCATGGATACAGTGACTGGAAGACAGCTTTACGTGGGTGAGGTCTTCACCAGACCGGGTCAGTGCATTCGGATTCAGTGTTTGGGGACACTGCAACTCTGGGAGGACAG TTGCCTTGTGCCGAAACTTTCTAAGGGTGACTGCCGTCCAGTTCAACCCGAGGAGGAAAATCTGGATTATCCCCGATGCTGCCCAATGTACGAGTGCAAAACCTATCAGTCACATGCGGGGGGTAGGGTAGAGCAGACCATCACCTACGACCATTACGGCACTGTACGAAAGTCCCACCTCACGGAGGTGATTGTGATCAGGCCCCAGAAGGGATCTCCAGTGAACGTGGAGGATCCCGCAGCGCCCTCGCCGCGCAAGTATCAGGTGTAG